Proteins found in one Epinephelus fuscoguttatus linkage group LG4, E.fuscoguttatus.final_Chr_v1 genomic segment:
- the neto2b gene encoding neuropilin and tolloid-like protein 2 isoform X2, protein MEVQDQKGSDPLSGRRNLISVETGHETQMAAPSAPQTTRKHTLPTRSASLPRQRIELLFDQTFYIEASFECRFDHIEVRDGPFSFSPLINRFCGSASPGLVLSSGRFMWIRFFSDEELEGIGFQVQYSFTADPEFHLHVGGLLNPIPDCQFELTGADGLIRSSQVEEEYKVRPDQAVDCIWTIRAPTNNRIYLRFLEYQMENSNECKKNFVAVYDGSNAIEDLKAKFCSTVANDIMLDTGVGVVRMWADETSRLSRFRMLFTSFADPPCLGSAFFCHSNMCINTSLVCNGIQNCVFPWDESNCKEKKSKGLFHQITKTHGTIICVSTGIVLLLLIVSILVQIKQPRKKVLVRKNNLFQRGDFQEVFDPPHYELFTLRDKEMSGDLGELSEELQSLQALRRSSSGSRCIHEHHCGSQASVNSIKATPGAHGMGRGSMELPPFRGGFQSALPPFRDLNSSMRKKSWPSMKPGRMQGHHGLGDRAMGRQDRVMEEDEEEDEDGRYDVYVRRAGSRRGKYEMAQQRSLSMDF, encoded by the exons ATGGAGGTGCAGGATCAAAAGGGGTCAGACCCTCTCAGCGGCCGAAGAAATCTAATCAGTGTGGAAACTGGGCACGAAACACAGATGGCGGCACCTTCAGCTCCCCAAACTACCCGAAAACATACCCTCCCAACAAGGAGTGCCT CCTTGCCCCGCCAGAGGATAGAGCTGCTGTTTGATCAGACCTTCTACATCGAAGCGTCATTTGAGTGTCGCTTCGACCACATCGAGGTGCGGGATGGTCCCTTCAGCTTTTCGCCGCTGATCAATCGCTTCTGTGGCTCAGCCAGTCCTGGACTCGTCCTCTCCAGTGGACGCTTCATGTGGATTCGTTTCTTCAGTGATGAAGAGCTGGAGGGGATTGGCTTCCAGGTCCAGTACAGCTTTACTGCAG ATCCTGAATTCCATCTGCATGTGGGAGGACTCTTAAACCCCATCCCAG ATTGTCAGTTTGAGCTGACTGGAGCTGACGGTCTGATCCGTTCCAGTCAGGTGGAGGAAGAATATAAAGTGAGGCCCGACCAGGCGGTGGACTGCATCTGGACTATACGAGCCCCAACAAACAACAGG ATTTACCTGCGATTCTTGGAGTACCAGATGGAAAACTCAAATGAATGTAAGAAGAACTTTGTGGCTGTTTATGATGGCAGTAATGCTATTGAGGACCTGAAG GCCAAGTTTTGTAGTACAGTAGCTAATGACATCATGCTGGACACCGGTGTGGGAGTAGTGAGGATGTGGGCTGATGAGACGAGCCGTCTCAGCCGCTTCCGGATGCTGTTCACTTCGTTCGCAGACC CGCCCTGTTTAGGAAGTGCGTTCTTCTGCCACAGTAACATGTGCATCAACACTTCTCTGGTATGCAACGGCATACAGAATTGTGTCTTTCCTTGGGATGAAAGCAACTGCAAAG AGAAAAAGAGCAAAGGTCTTTTTCACCAGATCACAAAGACGCATGGGACAATAATCTGTGTGTCTACGGGCATAGTGCTGTTGCTCCTCATTGTTTCCATCCTGGTGCAAATCAAACAGCCTCGAAAGAAG GTGCTGGTACGTAAGAATAACCTGTTCCAGCGGGGTGACTTCCAGGAGGTGTTTGACCCTCCGCATTATGAGCTCTTTACTCTCAGAGACAAG gagATGTCTGGGGACCTTGGGGAGTTATCAGAGGAACTCCAGTCCCTGCAGGCGCTCAGGAGATCCTCATCAGGTTCTCGCTGCATTCACGAACATCACTGTGGCTCTCAGGCTTCTGTCAACTCCATCAAAGCCACTCCAGGTGCACATGGCATGGGTAGGGGATCCATGGAGCTTCCCCCTTTCAGAGGGGGCTTCCAAAGCGCCTTACCTCCCTTCAGGGATTTGAACAGCAGCATGCGGAAGAAAAGCTGGCCTAGTATGAAACCGGGACGAATGCAGGGCCATCATGGCTTAGGGGACAGAGCAATGGGGCGGCAGGATAGAGTGATGGAAGAGgacgaagaggaggatgaagatggAAGGTATGATGTGTATGTGCGCAGAGCAGGAAGCCGGAGAGGGAAATATGAAATGGCCCAGCAAAGATCTTTGTCCATGGACTTCTGA
- the si:dkey-30c15.2 gene encoding uncharacterized protein si:dkey-30c15.2 produces the protein MEINRVLSGDQIDFLSTEYIVLLIPSVIGSFSVLAVSIWKWRRLHQQVHLLVQLALADLLAALILISTSIMNKVSTENSMFVCQYLLPLSLTFYLISFLLVVLYAWKSKNAFQGWRARPTEDERGQSRSRRKIVTIPVYAFVWLIPMALYLAYVLTPFIKPTLLFPVTDRSLILPNNTKYCTSCILFLHIWRDSCSVTERLHDIFIIVFLILIVIPVMLSCAVIYYKVGKWYERHEQEGLFPVEGDGRSRRRFKRMISTARNMVMVILFCWTPALVLILLSTLMMWTTIEQRSLFGIFAIQAASVSLQGFLNSMVYAWRRPNFTEAVLGENTPLVAHDRLAFFEESLRSS, from the exons ATGGAGATCAATCGTGTACTGAGTGGAGATCAG ATTGACTTTCTCTCTACTGAGTACATCGTGTTACTAATTCCCAG TGTGATTGGGAGTTTTTCTGTCCTGGCGGTTTCCATATGGAAATGGAGACGTTTACACCAACAG GTACACCTCCTGGTGCAGCTCGCCCTGGCAGACCTcctggctgctctgatcctgATATCCACCAGTATCATGAACAAAGTCAGCACTGAAAACAGCATGTTTGTCTGCCAATACCTCCTGCCGCTGTCACTG acattttatttgatttcatttctGCTGGTGGTGCTTTATGCATGGAAGTCCAAGAACGCATTCCAAGGTTGGAGAGCAAGACCCACAGAGGACGAACGGGGACAG AGTCGGAGTAGAAGGAAAATAGTCACTATACCTGTCTATGCCTTTGTTTG gtTGATCCCCATGGCATTATACTTAGCATATGTGCTCACTCCCTTCATAAAACCTACTTTGCTGTTTCCAGTCACTGACCGATCATTGATCCTCCCTAATAATACCAAATACTGCACCAG ttgtATCTTGTTCTTGCACATCTGGAGGGATTCCTGCTCTGTCACT GAGAGACtgcatgacatttttatcatagtTTTTCTTATCCTCATCGTGATACCAGTGATGTTGTCCTGCGCT GTCATTTACTATAAGGTTGGTAAATGGTATGAAAGACATGAGCAGGAAGGACTTTTTCCTGTGGAGGGAGATGGACGTTCAAGGAGGAGATTCAAAAGAATGATTTCGACAGCAAGAAATATGGTGATGGTCATCTTGTTCTGCTGGAcaccag CTCTTGTCCTCATTCTGCTGTCTACTCTGATGATGTGGACAACCATTGAACAACGCAGcctatttggcatttttgcaaTACAG GCTGCCAGTGTGTCCCTGCAAGGCTTCCTGAACAGTATGGTTTACGCCTGGAGGCGGCCCAACTTCACGGAGGCCGTTCTTGGGGAGAATACACCCCTGGTGGCACATGACCGCCTGGCCTTCTTTGAGGAATCACTGAGGAGCTCGTAG
- the neto2b gene encoding neuropilin and tolloid-like protein 2 isoform X1, whose protein sequence is MRAVWIILLFIEEGFALAQKTKDGGAGSKGVRPSQRPKKSNQCGNWARNTDGGTFSSPNYPKTYPPNKECLYVLEALPRQRIELLFDQTFYIEASFECRFDHIEVRDGPFSFSPLINRFCGSASPGLVLSSGRFMWIRFFSDEELEGIGFQVQYSFTADPEFHLHVGGLLNPIPDCQFELTGADGLIRSSQVEEEYKVRPDQAVDCIWTIRAPTNNRIYLRFLEYQMENSNECKKNFVAVYDGSNAIEDLKAKFCSTVANDIMLDTGVGVVRMWADETSRLSRFRMLFTSFADPPCLGSAFFCHSNMCINTSLVCNGIQNCVFPWDESNCKEKKSKGLFHQITKTHGTIICVSTGIVLLLLIVSILVQIKQPRKKVLVRKNNLFQRGDFQEVFDPPHYELFTLRDKEMSGDLGELSEELQSLQALRRSSSGSRCIHEHHCGSQASVNSIKATPGAHGMGRGSMELPPFRGGFQSALPPFRDLNSSMRKKSWPSMKPGRMQGHHGLGDRAMGRQDRVMEEDEEEDEDGRYDVYVRRAGSRRGKYEMAQQRSLSMDF, encoded by the exons ATGCGTGCAG TGTGGATTATTCTCCTGTTCATTGAGGAGGGATTTGCTCTGGCGCAAAAGACTAAAG ATGGAGGTGCAGGATCAAAAGGGGTCAGACCCTCTCAGCGGCCGAAGAAATCTAATCAGTGTGGAAACTGGGCACGAAACACAGATGGCGGCACCTTCAGCTCCCCAAACTACCCGAAAACATACCCTCCCAACAAGGAGTGCCTGTACGTACTGGAAG CCTTGCCCCGCCAGAGGATAGAGCTGCTGTTTGATCAGACCTTCTACATCGAAGCGTCATTTGAGTGTCGCTTCGACCACATCGAGGTGCGGGATGGTCCCTTCAGCTTTTCGCCGCTGATCAATCGCTTCTGTGGCTCAGCCAGTCCTGGACTCGTCCTCTCCAGTGGACGCTTCATGTGGATTCGTTTCTTCAGTGATGAAGAGCTGGAGGGGATTGGCTTCCAGGTCCAGTACAGCTTTACTGCAG ATCCTGAATTCCATCTGCATGTGGGAGGACTCTTAAACCCCATCCCAG ATTGTCAGTTTGAGCTGACTGGAGCTGACGGTCTGATCCGTTCCAGTCAGGTGGAGGAAGAATATAAAGTGAGGCCCGACCAGGCGGTGGACTGCATCTGGACTATACGAGCCCCAACAAACAACAGG ATTTACCTGCGATTCTTGGAGTACCAGATGGAAAACTCAAATGAATGTAAGAAGAACTTTGTGGCTGTTTATGATGGCAGTAATGCTATTGAGGACCTGAAG GCCAAGTTTTGTAGTACAGTAGCTAATGACATCATGCTGGACACCGGTGTGGGAGTAGTGAGGATGTGGGCTGATGAGACGAGCCGTCTCAGCCGCTTCCGGATGCTGTTCACTTCGTTCGCAGACC CGCCCTGTTTAGGAAGTGCGTTCTTCTGCCACAGTAACATGTGCATCAACACTTCTCTGGTATGCAACGGCATACAGAATTGTGTCTTTCCTTGGGATGAAAGCAACTGCAAAG AGAAAAAGAGCAAAGGTCTTTTTCACCAGATCACAAAGACGCATGGGACAATAATCTGTGTGTCTACGGGCATAGTGCTGTTGCTCCTCATTGTTTCCATCCTGGTGCAAATCAAACAGCCTCGAAAGAAG GTGCTGGTACGTAAGAATAACCTGTTCCAGCGGGGTGACTTCCAGGAGGTGTTTGACCCTCCGCATTATGAGCTCTTTACTCTCAGAGACAAG gagATGTCTGGGGACCTTGGGGAGTTATCAGAGGAACTCCAGTCCCTGCAGGCGCTCAGGAGATCCTCATCAGGTTCTCGCTGCATTCACGAACATCACTGTGGCTCTCAGGCTTCTGTCAACTCCATCAAAGCCACTCCAGGTGCACATGGCATGGGTAGGGGATCCATGGAGCTTCCCCCTTTCAGAGGGGGCTTCCAAAGCGCCTTACCTCCCTTCAGGGATTTGAACAGCAGCATGCGGAAGAAAAGCTGGCCTAGTATGAAACCGGGACGAATGCAGGGCCATCATGGCTTAGGGGACAGAGCAATGGGGCGGCAGGATAGAGTGATGGAAGAGgacgaagaggaggatgaagatggAAGGTATGATGTGTATGTGCGCAGAGCAGGAAGCCGGAGAGGGAAATATGAAATGGCCCAGCAAAGATCTTTGTCCATGGACTTCTGA